The following coding sequences are from one Shewanella putrefaciens window:
- a CDS encoding TonB-dependent siderophore receptor, whose translation MTYLAFPKRVALLLGVFVAFNSPMVFAAKELQSNEQVTDSDIERLSIHYRQAYRGNVPAEALPQAISVLDEQLIKDAGLTRFQDVLDYSASVARQNNGGGLWDSFSLRGFPGNENMPSGYLINGFNGGRGFSGHRDLSNVAYVEILKGPGSALYGRSEPGGTVNIVTKKPQYESSGYLKASAGSFDQYRLEGDVTSGLTESVAFRINGAWQEYDSFRDYVFSDKKIVTPSVRWQVSDKASLLYELEYLKQEQLFDRGFIVLNNDIKTVPRSRYLGEPNDGATKVNATGHQLTYDYELNDDWSLTAGYNYRDSTLKGYSSDAELAKGRQSLFDDGRTLTRQHRYRDYASEDNSLRLELSGHLDTGFIRHNLLLGADAYHYNLKTGLYRYRGKKGEYAIDIFEPQYGSVQPEVSLLYENEETQKAWGSYLQDQMDLTEKWKLHLGLRFDSYQQDIRETAKETLSEQTDNRVSPKVGLVYLWSDALSFYSSYSEGFLPLSGTDYAGNPFEAEESQSVELGMKFNAAWLNDLAINGSLAVFDAKKSNILTSDPVNVGFSATLGEAKSAGLELDIAADLTESLQGRLSYAYLNTRTANDTLNVDFGVQIPAGSPLVNVPKQTASILLKQDLNDFSIDGHLGLSWRYIDSRLGDSADPSFQLPSYQLVGLFMNTHLSDNLSLGVNLDNLLDEHYIASSYSALWAVPGEPRSIKVSVSYEF comes from the coding sequence ATGACTTATTTAGCTTTCCCAAAGCGCGTAGCGCTTTTACTGGGCGTTTTCGTTGCGTTCAATTCTCCAATGGTGTTTGCCGCGAAGGAGCTTCAATCGAATGAACAAGTTACCGATTCAGATATTGAGCGTTTAAGTATCCATTATCGTCAAGCCTACCGTGGTAATGTACCCGCAGAGGCACTTCCCCAAGCGATTAGTGTGCTGGATGAACAATTAATAAAAGATGCGGGCCTGACAAGGTTTCAGGATGTTCTGGATTATTCTGCCAGTGTAGCGCGGCAAAATAATGGTGGCGGGTTATGGGATAGTTTTTCTTTGCGCGGTTTTCCGGGCAATGAAAATATGCCATCGGGTTATTTAATCAATGGCTTTAATGGTGGACGAGGCTTTAGTGGCCATAGGGACTTGTCTAATGTTGCCTATGTTGAGATTTTAAAAGGTCCTGGTTCGGCGCTTTATGGGCGTTCTGAACCTGGTGGCACAGTCAATATCGTGACTAAGAAACCCCAATATGAAAGCAGTGGTTATTTAAAGGCATCGGCTGGGAGTTTCGACCAATATCGGTTAGAAGGCGATGTTACCTCTGGTTTAACCGAGTCTGTGGCTTTTCGGATCAATGGCGCTTGGCAGGAATACGATAGTTTTCGTGATTATGTGTTTAGTGATAAGAAAATCGTTACGCCTTCTGTACGTTGGCAGGTTTCCGATAAAGCCTCATTACTCTATGAGCTTGAGTATCTTAAACAGGAGCAGTTATTTGACCGCGGTTTTATCGTACTCAATAACGATATCAAGACAGTGCCGCGCTCACGTTATCTAGGTGAGCCTAATGATGGCGCAACGAAGGTGAATGCCACTGGGCATCAACTGACCTATGACTATGAATTAAATGATGATTGGTCATTAACTGCGGGTTATAACTATCGCGATTCCACCTTAAAGGGTTATTCCTCCGATGCTGAGCTGGCAAAGGGGCGTCAATCTTTATTTGATGATGGTCGTACACTGACTCGCCAGCATCGATATAGGGATTATGCCTCAGAGGATAATTCCCTTCGTCTTGAATTAAGTGGTCATCTTGATACGGGTTTTATTCGTCATAATTTGCTGCTTGGTGCCGATGCCTACCACTACAACCTGAAGACGGGGCTTTATCGCTATCGAGGTAAAAAAGGCGAATATGCCATCGATATTTTTGAGCCGCAATATGGCAGCGTTCAACCTGAGGTAAGTTTACTGTATGAGAATGAGGAAACTCAGAAGGCATGGGGGTCTTATCTTCAAGATCAAATGGACTTAACTGAAAAGTGGAAATTACATTTAGGACTGAGGTTTGATAGTTATCAGCAAGATATTCGTGAAACGGCTAAAGAGACGCTATCGGAACAAACCGATAATCGGGTTAGCCCTAAAGTGGGTCTCGTCTATTTGTGGTCAGATGCATTAAGTTTTTATAGTTCTTACTCTGAAGGATTTTTACCGCTTTCAGGAACTGACTATGCGGGGAATCCATTTGAAGCTGAAGAAAGTCAATCTGTAGAGCTGGGCATGAAGTTTAATGCTGCTTGGCTTAACGACCTTGCCATAAATGGTAGTTTAGCCGTGTTTGATGCCAAAAAGAGCAATATTTTAACCTCAGATCCTGTGAATGTAGGGTTTTCGGCTACTTTGGGGGAAGCGAAAAGTGCAGGACTTGAATTAGATATCGCGGCCGATCTGACTGAGTCATTACAAGGCAGACTATCCTATGCCTATCTTAATACGCGTACAGCCAACGATACTTTGAATGTTGACTTTGGCGTACAAATACCCGCAGGAAGTCCACTGGTTAACGTGCCTAAACAAACCGCAAGTATTTTGTTGAAACAAGATCTCAATGATTTTTCCATTGATGGGCATTTGGGATTAAGTTGGCGCTATATTGATTCGCGCCTCGGCGATTCTGCCGATCCTAGCTTTCAATTGCCTTCTTATCAGTTAGTTGGGTTGTTTATGAACACCCACTTAAGCGACAACTTAAGCCTTGGTGTGAATCTGGATAACTTACTGGATGAACATTACATCGCGAGTAGCTATTCCGCTCTTTGGGCCGTGCCGGGTGAGCCACGTAGCATTAAAGTGAGTGTCAGCTATGAATTCTAA
- a CDS encoding DUF2607 family protein codes for MNSVMHTRRTLAIWLVAILVLLSVASAVHSVSHLKDDSTTHCALCLHQHQTQHALTSTPFHFQLSQQSYIRVEFQVVSFEQLFSRFFNSRAPPITA; via the coding sequence TTGAACAGTGTGATGCACACAAGACGCACCTTAGCGATATGGCTTGTTGCCATATTGGTGCTATTGTCTGTGGCTTCGGCAGTTCACAGTGTTTCCCATTTAAAAGATGACTCAACAACCCATTGTGCGCTTTGCTTACATCAACACCAAACACAACATGCGTTAACGAGTACACCCTTTCATTTCCAACTGTCCCAACAAAGCTATATCCGCGTTGAGTTTCAAGTCGTTTCCTTTGAACAACTGTTTAGTCGTTTCTTTAATAGTCGTGCACCACCGATAACAGCTTAA
- a CDS encoding IS6-like element ISSpu17 family transposase: MSLNFSGRHFPTDIIMQALRYYLAYKLSYREIEEMFAERNIHFDHSTLNRWVIKYAPQLEAVFRKRKRRVSGSWRMDETYIKIKGRWVYYYHAVDKYGAIIDFYLSETRDEPAARAFFNKAINQHGLPGKVVIDQSGANAAALDTINIRLWLSGCMLFMIEVLAIKYLNNIVEQSHRKVKGKMINVWVGSLGKVPNQRLLALNFGS, from the coding sequence ATGTCGCTAAACTTTTCTGGACGCCATTTCCCAACAGATATCATCATGCAAGCCCTACGATATTACCTGGCCTATAAACTGAGTTACCGTGAAATTGAGGAGATGTTCGCTGAACGTAATATCCATTTTGACCACTCAACACTGAACCGTTGGGTTATCAAATATGCGCCGCAACTCGAAGCCGTATTCAGGAAGAGAAAGCGTCGAGTATCAGGGTCGTGGCGAATGGACGAAACCTACATAAAGATTAAAGGTCGCTGGGTTTACTATTATCACGCCGTGGATAAATACGGTGCTATTATTGATTTTTATTTGAGTGAGACCCGTGATGAACCTGCTGCTCGGGCGTTTTTCAATAAAGCTATCAACCAACATGGCTTACCTGGAAAGGTCGTCATTGATCAAAGTGGGGCAAATGCTGCGGCATTAGACACCATTAATATTCGTCTTTGGCTGTCTGGTTGCATGTTGTTTATGATTGAGGTTTTAGCCATAAAATATCTGAATAATATTGTTGAGCAAAGTCATCGAAAAGTGAAAGGTAAAATGATCAATGTTTGGGTTGGAAGTCTTGGGAAGGTGCCGAATCAACGCTTGCTGGCGTTGAACTTTGGTTCATGA